From the Mesotoga infera genome, one window contains:
- the rpsR gene encoding 30S ribosomal protein S18 yields MVRDNRRRGRSRRKCRLCGTKTTYIDYKNISLLRDYVTEKGKIIPKRITGNCAKHQRMVKEAIQRARFMALLPYTKE; encoded by the coding sequence ATGGTAAGAGACAACAGAAGAAGAGGAAGAAGCAGAAGAAAGTGTAGACTCTGCGGTACAAAGACGACATACATTGATTATAAGAATATTTCTTTGCTCCGTGATTATGTGACAGAGAAGGGTAAGATAATTCCAAAACGAATTACGGGAAACTGCGCGAAACACCAGAGGATGGTGAAGGAAGCGATTCAGAGGGCGAGATTCATGGCTCTGCTTCCTTATACTAAAGAGTGA
- the ssb gene encoding single-stranded DNA-binding protein: MSISYNHVVLIGRLTRDPEIKFAASGTQITTFTLAVDRNVPSSNNDNTDFIRIVTFGKTAEFVGNYITKGRLILVEGSLRINKWKTQDGEPRSNAEVAASNIRFMETKAQAQQSSGGFDRPSQDTGVIEATGNDDITFFGSETEDSGSDDIPF, translated from the coding sequence ATGTCTATTAGCTACAATCATGTTGTCCTGATAGGTAGGCTGACTCGCGATCCTGAGATCAAGTTTGCTGCAAGCGGTACCCAGATAACGACGTTCACTCTTGCGGTAGATAGGAATGTTCCATCGTCTAACAATGACAACACTGATTTCATAAGGATTGTGACTTTTGGCAAGACGGCTGAGTTTGTCGGAAACTATATAACCAAAGGCAGACTGATACTTGTTGAGGGTTCTTTGAGAATCAACAAGTGGAAGACCCAGGATGGGGAACCAAGATCGAACGCGGAAGTCGCGGCTTCCAATATTCGGTTCATGGAAACCAAAGCCCAGGCCCAACAGTCTTCCGGAGGTTTTGACAGACCATCGCAGGATACCGGTGTGATTGAAGCCACGGGAAACGATGACATTACTTTCTTTGGAAGTGAGACAGAAGACTCCGGGAGCGATGATATCCCATTTTAG
- a CDS encoding MBL fold metallo-hydrolase, whose product MEFQIFSKALYSTWILYRPERVLFDVGEGISTVLGNSVYAIKDIFLTHGHVDHISGLWGLINTRNTAMGDRNKQLRINFPSGNRAIEAYLDFIIEMNPRLRYNMILNPLSVGDEVYLRTAGSFRRHVTPFKVKHTIGEISYGYHIYEERRKLKEIYGGLSSKEIATVVKAKGREAITDTYLQKIVTISGDTFALPPEAISNSETLLHECTFLVGKDRRNQNHSSIDEVIYTVRQSTGIKRLILYHISGRYTSKIKKWHNIIKKELEDTGTEVFLVHPEHVFEL is encoded by the coding sequence TTGGAGTTTCAGATATTCTCGAAGGCGCTCTACTCTACATGGATTCTATATAGACCCGAAAGGGTCCTCTTCGATGTAGGAGAGGGCATATCCACTGTTCTTGGAAACAGTGTATATGCAATAAAGGACATCTTTCTTACTCACGGGCACGTCGATCATATCTCGGGTCTCTGGGGTCTTATAAATACAAGAAATACAGCCATGGGTGACCGTAATAAGCAGTTGAGAATCAATTTTCCTTCGGGAAATCGAGCCATAGAAGCCTATTTGGATTTCATTATTGAAATGAATCCCAGACTGAGATACAACATGATACTGAATCCACTGAGCGTTGGGGACGAAGTATATCTAAGAACGGCGGGCAGTTTCAGAAGGCATGTCACTCCCTTCAAAGTGAAGCACACGATTGGCGAAATCAGTTACGGTTATCACATCTATGAAGAAAGAAGGAAGTTGAAAGAGATCTACGGCGGTCTCTCTTCAAAGGAAATCGCCACTGTGGTCAAGGCGAAAGGCAGAGAAGCGATTACGGACACCTATCTTCAAAAAATCGTGACTATTAGCGGCGACACGTTTGCTCTCCCCCCAGAAGCGATTAGCAATTCAGAGACTCTCCTTCATGAATGTACCTTTCTCGTCGGAAAAGACAGAAGAAATCAAAACCATTCAAGTATAGACGAAGTCATCTATACAGTGAGGCAGAGCACCGGGATAAAGAGATTGATATTGTATCATATATCGGGAAGATACACTTCGAAGATAAAAAAATGGCATAATATAATCAAGAAGGAGCTGGAAGATACGGGAACTGAAGTTTTTCTTGTTCACCCGGAACATGTTTTCGAATTGTAA
- a CDS encoding SPFH/Band 7/PHB domain protein, protein MVFWLILAAVIFIIAASGIKIIRPFEKGLVERLGKYRRDAQPGLQFIIPFIERMVKVDLRETVIDVPPQEVITKDNVVVTVDAIIYYQITDAFRVVYNVSNFEIAAIKLAQTNLRNVIGEMELDQTLTSRERINVTLREVLDEATDKWGVKVTRVEIKKIDPPQDIMDAMSKQMKAERTKRAVILEAEGYKQSEITKAEGDKMSAILQAEGQSESIKRVAEANKFKLIAEAEGQANATINVFKAIHEGDPTKDLIAIRYLDALKQIADGKANKVFLPYESSAMLSSLGSMAEIFKDGKESSSVSEKDSKK, encoded by the coding sequence ATGGTTTTTTGGTTGATACTTGCAGCAGTAATCTTCATTATTGCAGCTTCAGGAATAAAGATCATTCGTCCTTTCGAAAAGGGACTTGTAGAGAGACTTGGAAAGTACAGAAGAGACGCTCAGCCCGGTCTTCAGTTTATTATTCCCTTTATCGAAAGAATGGTCAAGGTAGACCTGAGAGAGACCGTAATAGATGTGCCTCCTCAGGAGGTCATTACCAAGGACAATGTCGTGGTAACTGTCGACGCGATTATCTACTATCAGATAACCGATGCGTTTAGAGTTGTCTATAACGTCTCAAACTTCGAAATCGCCGCAATCAAACTCGCTCAGACAAACCTCAGAAATGTAATCGGAGAAATGGAACTTGACCAGACGCTCACTTCCAGAGAAAGGATCAACGTCACTCTCAGAGAAGTCCTGGACGAGGCTACGGACAAATGGGGTGTCAAGGTTACCAGAGTCGAGATCAAGAAGATCGACCCACCTCAAGATATTATGGATGCAATGTCCAAGCAGATGAAGGCCGAAAGAACCAAGAGGGCCGTCATTCTTGAAGCAGAGGGTTACAAACAGTCAGAGATAACCAAGGCCGAAGGCGACAAGATGTCGGCGATTCTTCAGGCCGAGGGCCAGAGCGAATCGATAAAGAGAGTGGCGGAGGCCAATAAGTTCAAACTGATAGCGGAGGCCGAAGGTCAGGCAAATGCAACGATCAATGTCTTCAAGGCAATTCATGAGGGAGATCCCACAAAAGACTTAATTGCTATCAGGTATCTTGACGCATTGAAGCAGATTGCCGACGGCAAGGCAAATAAGGTCTTCTTACCATACGAGAGCAGTGCGATGCTCAGTTCATTAGGTTCCATGGCGGAAATCTTCAAGGATGGAAAAGAGAGTTCAAGTGTAAGTGAGAAGGACAGCAAGAAGTGA
- a CDS encoding 50S ribosomal protein L9: MKVILLKDLSNVGKAGEVKNVSDGYGRNFLIPKGFAVEANAKEMAKLRQTQKQREEKEERIRKASEELLHELQKHHFTIKAKSGVSGKLFGAVTSGDISSHIKSVINVDIDKREIDLEDHIKQTGEYKVDVKLPGNVKGKIALKVEGLEE, from the coding sequence ATGAAGGTAATTCTTCTTAAGGACTTAAGTAACGTTGGAAAAGCCGGTGAAGTGAAGAATGTGTCGGACGGCTACGGTAGAAACTTCCTGATTCCTAAGGGTTTTGCGGTTGAAGCCAATGCCAAAGAGATGGCGAAACTTAGGCAGACGCAGAAACAGAGGGAAGAAAAGGAAGAAAGGATAAGGAAAGCGAGCGAGGAGTTGCTTCATGAGCTTCAAAAGCATCACTTCACAATAAAGGCAAAGTCAGGCGTGAGTGGCAAGCTATTTGGAGCCGTAACCTCGGGAGATATTTCCAGCCATATAAAGTCCGTGATAAACGTTGATATTGACAAGAGAGAAATCGATCTGGAGGATCATATCAAACAAACTGGCGAATACAAAGTGGATGTCAAACTTCCAGGCAATGTGAAGGGAAAGATCGCTCTGAAAGTGGAAGGCCTGGAGGAATAA
- a CDS encoding NfeD family protein has translation MGYIGWMIFGVVLLVAEIITPTFFFLWFSIGSFLAGLAAMFSFSLGWQVLVFALSSTLLVLLTRPIARKLSKGDSPKKMYIDGLVGSRGRVTVEINPQLEKGLVRIDGEDWRAASLNGETIPVDSLVRVMRLEGTLIYVERIADESK, from the coding sequence ATGGGTTACATAGGCTGGATGATTTTTGGTGTTGTCTTACTCGTGGCAGAGATAATTACTCCTACGTTCTTCTTTCTGTGGTTTTCGATCGGTTCCTTTCTCGCAGGTCTTGCGGCGATGTTCTCTTTTAGCCTTGGCTGGCAGGTACTTGTATTTGCACTGAGCAGCACCCTGCTTGTGCTTCTCACAAGACCAATTGCCAGAAAGCTTTCCAAAGGCGATTCGCCAAAAAAGATGTACATTGACGGTCTTGTAGGTTCAAGAGGACGCGTGACCGTGGAGATAAATCCACAGCTGGAAAAGGGATTAGTCAGGATAGACGGAGAGGACTGGAGAGCGGCCTCGTTAAATGGCGAAACAATACCGGTTGACTCTTTGGTCAGGGTGATGAGACTTGAAGGCACTCTGATTTACGTCGAGAGAATAGCCGACGAAAGTAAATAA